The Engraulis encrasicolus isolate BLACKSEA-1 unplaced genomic scaffold, IST_EnEncr_1.0 scaffold_30_np1212, whole genome shotgun sequence genome segment taatggagagagagagagagagagagagagagagagagagagagaatctgccactgactgttaaaaaggtggctcctttaagagagggaggagctaggCTACTACGCTCTagatatctagaacctacagctctgagaacaactgtcaaatcgctgtGGGCCaaagttagaatgccagaggtagcctcgcgacgccatcctctgtgctccacccaaagattttggctccgcacatcgtctggcaaaagcctcaagctcggttctctcagtgtttcgccaatcagcaaacagttgagagtggtgacgtagaagatagagtaagatcaggatgacggagtcaacagtcggctattcgcccaggctatgccagaggagtcacaactcgaaatgaattcagtttgcaaaaaaaagaaagctacacgtttattaccgtctgacatgagaatatctcactgagtcgcaaatgcgcgattgtAACACAAACATTTAGAGAGAGTAGATATTAATAGTTTCAGATTCACAATCTTCAAAAAGCATATCAcatggaatgttttgcaattatggcacaggccagatttctggaacaggactgttgtttgtgttccatgcaatgcgtgaggcaATAGCTGTCGGGCtggtcacacacaataatgtctctcgattcacctcaaacaataactctctagtctaccacttgtgaaaataaaaaCGCTCAAACAACGCCTACCACggtagagagattaatgtttacagcatgcaaacactgttcatatttagtaggtctgctgaagcagcaggtggagaggagaagcgactggagcgctgaaagcgtctgtcaaaaaTGCTATAGTGATGTGCATAGgctacccaaactccaaacccaatTTTGAGAATAgtttaacgtgcgatattttttTACAgcccgataagagtctcacattatcgcagcacgttaacgccaataacggcccaccactacttTTTTCACACCTTTTTTGCACAGTTTACGTTTAAGTGTtatacaattgatttaataaggacatatcaatgcttataatagtattataaaTGCACAATAAACCATCAGTAAACAATTTATGGCAGAATGAGTAAAATATACATAAATCAGTGTAACAATTGTGTGCTAGCAaaatagcccagattaagtcttatcaATTTCATTGGGTTACTGGCAATTAATTTAGCCCAGCTAATAAATACTAATTAGCAATTTGGGTTAAAAAAGCATGTCAATTACTTTACGTAGGGTAATTGACATGAGGTTAGGCCAACAGTTATCTCTCATCGTAGTAGGCTATAGATACGTAGTTTCAGCGACATCcaatttggatactacaatgttgatttctgcattcaattttaatatcaaacttatacagtgtcaaactaaagagcattccaagagagttgatctcgTGGCAGTCatgattattttttattcacTGATGAGGACAAGCTCACACGGATTCTGCAAGTAGGCAGCGAAAGACCCACCCAGCTCGCTTCAGCCGGTCGGCTCGTTTTCGAGCTGAGTCAAGCAGTGTtgtgcccaatcaaaaagcaaaaagtgacgagtcacactgtgtcgagcaGCACTGggtagaaaaccggcagtggaaaagaacctttaggcgggcatacactgtgcaatattttcactcgtgggtattaagctcctgctcacactgctcgagggaatttcacgatttaaaagttcacatctcacgactcacgtcctcacactatacgagccgaatgcttccactgtgcgacatgacaggcatgtttcccgggtctgctgaggagggaacatgcggatctgaggtggagatgaggacgcgctcaaagagcgaatcgcacggccgggttgtagcactgctttaactgtgcgatttactcacgaggcatGACCAGGCGAATCGCTAcaaatcgggttgtagcactgctttaactgtgcgatttactcacgaggcatGACCAGGCGAATCGCTAcaaatcgggttgtagcactgctttaactgtgcgatttactcacgaggcatgaccaggatttcaaagttctgattttcttgcgaccctgcgattgcacgatcacAAGGTAAAATCACTTGTCGTTactccatgtacactacacgatgcgagactcacgattgacctgctattgagcaagaaatcagcccgactctcaaaaagtcgtgcgagtacCAAATAGTGGCAAAATCGGTgcgaaagtcgcacagtgtaaaccCGGCTTTGGTCTCCCCTGCAGTGCAGAGTGACTTTTTATTGGCTTTCACCCGATCAGCATCCCTATTGCAGAGATACGAGAGAATTACGTTTGAATTATGTTTTTGCAATTTAATTGTGCGCTTTAATTTTTGATATTGAATTACAAATATGATTATAGATGACATTGTGCACCGCGTCACAAGCCCGGAAGCCACCGGAAAGGACGGAAAAGCATTGACTTGTACACCACAAATGAAATAACATGCACAACAATGGACTCACACAGAGGATTGAAGGTAAGAATTCACTTAGTCCTGTGCCGATTGTCACATATGGTATCTTATCTTCTGTAATGCCTGCCTCAGCAAACATAGGTGTTGCGTAATAATACATCTGAGAAACAAAGTCAtaatacacagagacagagagaaagacagacagacatggtcaTTGCAAAACCTCACCAAACCTCCTCCTGGCTAAGATCCCACTAGTCTTCTCTTTCTATAGAGCTCACAAGTGGGTGATATCAACTTGTATGTGGCGGATTAGCATTTAACGACATCCGTTTCCTAGCAGAATTCCCAGAATGTTACGGACCATTAGGAATTTAGGTttgacaaaaatataagacaGCTGTCAACAACCAACATTTGCGTGTCCCCGCATCCTTCCCTCATTAGTGCCATGTACAGCACAACCACATGGATGTGTTTACCAAATGAAACATAACGATAATAAAGTGATATCCCAAAGCTAAAAGGAGATTTTTTTAGAACTACATATCTAGTATCACAGACCTTTACTTCCTTAAAAAATCTGTGTTCACATCTCGCATGAGCTTTCCACTGTAAAGACGGTTGCATAAGCAAACTTCAGttcgatggtaagttttgaaattatattactaaaccaaggcgattggaTTTAATGCAGTAATGGTGTTGTTTAAGTTTTAACAAAAGAGTGTTgtcaggagtgaaaaacaacatGTATCCGTATCAGGGCTTGTTTAGAAATATTTCCAAGTCTCGTACGAAAGTAGTGTGATTTTTCGTTAAGCTGCCAACCGCAATTAAAAactcaaaaagaagaagaagaagtatagTGTGAGTCGGTTACCACAGGTTACCATGGACACGGCCAGTGAGATGAATATCTCCTGAGTTAAATCACCTTCCTGTAGTCTGCCTGTTTTCCCGCTTTAGCATGTTGATAGCAATATCGTATTTATGTTgccgtttgacacaaaatgatcaaccatgtcatgcctacagcctatttttaacacccacGATAGTTTGAGGGGGTTCGCTAATCACGTGTTTGCACTCAcgccttatttgagactggtccctATTCATTTTCGATCGCCAGTGGGAACCGGGAAGTCCTAAAATGCTAACAAGAAAGATtacagtctactacatgcttcaGGGTGACTTCCGAACTCTATAGACAGGAGTTATGGACTTACTGCATTAATGCCGTTGATCTGATAAAACAGGTTAATGACCATGATGCTGGCGAGTTGCCAGCGAATGCTCAGGTCCCGAAATAGTTCCCAGGGTTTCTTCGGTTTCACTCCAGCATCATCACGTCTCTCCCTCTCGATCTCTGCCTTCTCTTTGAGATATCCACCTTCGCCATGAAGCTGCTTTAGTGCTGTTTTTCAACACAAAGTAACATGGCAGTCAGGCACTTGTTCCGCTCTGTGCATGGATATGAATGTGTCACTCTACAGATATTGTTTTTAAGGTGAAAGGGCACACCTAGATAGGCCAAGAATTTAGATTAATAGACAAGACTAAACTTCTCCAAGTTATTAGGGACATAAAACCGAAGATTATTTTGCATCAGAAGTTTCAGAATtttatttctttgaatttaaatgAGGCCCAAGCTCATTAAATATGCGTATATTTAGGTTAAACTTCAAAAGCTACTGTAGCCACATTGCATGGTGCCAAACTCAGACACCTCGTGTCATTGTGTTGATACGGTCATACAGAGTCATGAAATACTagtatagtcccccaaaaaaggaGAAAGCCATGTTTTCAGAAACCCTTGCTCTAACTGCAGTTCTGAATGAGATATCAACAAGCCCCTACTGTATATGATTAGTTGCAGTATGCGGCTAGGAAGATTGGAACTTCAGGAGAGACCCCAAAAGACATCTGCCCATAATCAGCCAAATTCAATCAAGACTTTAAATAGCATACCCTTGTCGCATGCAGTCTCGTTGCCTTTGTCGATCAGTAAGTAGCGTGGGCTTTCTGGACACCAGGGCAGGGTGATGAGCTGCAGTATTGACAGGACGGCGGGGGTTGATAGCAAGGCAGGCCACAACTCCTCTCTCCCCAGCAATTCCCTATAAGACATTCAGTAGCAAATGATTCTTGGTTAGTTCTGGTGGGGTGTGGGGTTAGCCAGAATCACAGTCATGTGATGGTCATGATTGAAAAGGATTTACATGtctgcacgcgtacacacacacacaggcacgcaggcacattaccgcagaaatacaccagcggcgatctgagcgaggcgagcgacggaagtaattgactttgtattgagtcacgcgacaaaagcgattctggagactagaacgATTTGCGCGACGACcgtgaagttgaaatcttttcaactttctatgacacggtttggcgacaagccgcgacagccaatgactgtatagaggttgTACTGGTGACTGTATATacagcagcagtctggccgcaatctcattctggcattgagagtcttgctggcagttacgtacgtcatagcgaatctgaagttcaatcggtcgtgtcattagtgttggctagcttgttcactttgactgctaccatggaagtggatttcataacgaaactaagagcttcaagtaacaggaattaacaggacagaataaggtaggaaatccgtttcccccctgatgtgctcgccgaagcactaagtttactatttggtggcaatgttgttgtcaatgttgttatcgatgttgtctacttgtcttccgtctaactagccctcacttaaaagcaaagcacctgtgctatcctgtcacaaTGTTAAAGCCATAAATTACGGCAAAATACGTATTActtatttgtgtgcttttgttgatgccgccatttttttttaaaggcattcgcaatgtaTTCAGGGAACTTGGTCGTACCCCTtaccccttcccctctgtctgaacgtgaattgggACGGCCCTAGCCCTTCACGTGAACGAGcaaaaggggaaaggcgtagggctaaggggtgtaatgggatttagCCTTCCTGAATTGTCTGTGATGAGCTATGCCTCCGTCTACAGATGGTGCCTGATACATGTGGTTTTCCAGTGGTCTACCATTGCATGTGTGACAGATTGGCctacacccctcaatctgactgattttggtcctttgtctgtgattggctggcccattactggcaggacttttatgttgataaatttagtttttggacgtgacgtgggtctctctttccgccccgctgttgttttgccggcaaaggacgccggctggcgtgtgagctgctgctagccgtgatcattatccggtagatttggtaccttcaggtaggcatttaacattcatactttatgatgtgtacctctttggttggtgtgttgccccatcatctgtgccctgtgaCAGGCCTGATTTGTGGCGCTTACGCCGGCTTTGGAGTGGCCACAGTGGTTGGCCCCTGggtacctgactgcagtcagtggatggtaagctggcctatgctacgttgatgttgttgctccgatggtaacgatgaccttagtcactaaatctaccctcactttcctcagtgtgtggtccaaattgcgattgttccgaaccacggatctatgatcgggttagcggtgcctctctgacgccgtgggattgctagctacactcctcggaggttgctgttttgttgccatcactctctgcgccggttccgactggctccacctgctcgtcctgctGGTCCCACTGTTTATTTTAGTTTTCCTGTGACCTGacttttgtttggtttaattatttttatttctgttggtttgttgttgtttttttctggcccatttcttgggacgccagcctcctcgctgcgcactgTGGTatggttacctgtgtgtgttgtgagtgcgtgtgtgtctgtgcgtctgtgtgcgtgtgtggttatcaTCCTCTAGGCACGGCACCAggaggcaagtgtacacccccttcagtcaacctacggcggtgtagttctcccctctctcttgctatacaaaagttaagttgcatctagtcatcactgtgtatgcaaattgtgtaatacattagcacgtgtcattctcgctattgagtgtctctctcttctctcctctctggataggtatggagttgccatagcgcgccggtcttcgggtggtggattccctcacttttccattgctgtgtgcacttgggtgactattactattttgctgtgcttagtagcagtagtagatgtgtgttttctttttattttgtgtgagtactttattgtgtgtgtttattttgtgtggccttttccctagtctttaactatcccttttcaaccgtgctgctattggttagcctaagcctagctccccccccctttaagagtgacaccattgccctgtctcccccCGTACTGGGGCGGTTCGTACGATTGAGTGTAGcctctctcgcacaggtgccgtgcgtgtgtatgcgttgtgtgtgtgtgtgtggccattggccatattgctccacataacgGCCCGCTAGTGGGCgtctaatagggatcagtgcaatattgtctTTAATACAATTCATCCATATTGTATTTGGTAATGTATTAGTATTTGTCCCTTTGCATCACCACTGCATATTTGCACATTTGTATTCACCTGATTATTGACCAGTCCGACTGTTGTATTTGTGATGTGTATGGACTGAAGAACTCTCTAATGAATATGGACTATTGTATGCTTGTGTGAATCCATGTGATTGTTCTTGATTTCGGCCTGATCAGCCAAATCCACATTTTGTACATTGCCTACATCTTATGCAttgtgaaaagagaaaaaacacttGAACTTGACTCCTGCCTAAaagtgctccgaacctgtgtcctggtttactaatttggggggtaatttcactcctaggttgtcttcccccaccctaggtggcgtagtcgtgcaagagctgagttgaatttaattaactgtttacgtgccactgttacaactggcgtagtcggcaggagaGCACTCTTAAatgaataggtcggtattttgcatttgggaccttaattatggtgtatcatacactgagctacccacctgtgtcacttttgtttgatttgaagccttccgtgagattttgggtttgggcgatatccacaaaccaccatacaacgggagtcagcggggcacagactttaaatccgtcgtacacgcataaacagtattttcttattttgtttagggtcatacaattacgtttccgcctcatttcaatatttaaatctcccggttcagtgaacgaattaaaaatttgtattgactgaggtgtgccacgtcatctttctgcgacgctcattctgacagccagccagctctgttacggcagtcggcaacatgataaagtaacaagaagcaaacgttgaagctctcggtttttaacagttcttcggctagaactttgctatgggttgaatgtgcgcatatactggatgctgaaactaaacgacaagctttatgaaaccgtggcattttgcgttgagatggaaaaggaacgcgccacactctcctggatacgaggctacgtgtgtgcggcttTTGCGCCAACGGTCTTTCTACgagcaaaacaaaatagcaggacagaagtgacagcgtcagaaacaaaacattgctgttccgattgctgatggagacaacagaggtaaggacatattatgtatcttgagtttttgaatggctaatcttggtgtcgcctcaaactagctctcttctcggtgccttcatatggctgttcatgctaccagctacagatagtcaaatgaatcaaagctacgtttggtctcaaacaaaattgtacacggaaaatagtagtccttcagtaggcaagacaatcacaacatatgataagcctgtcaaagccctgcaccaaatcatggagtaggtcgactgtggttttcacttttactgctagtaaaactgacggcacgtaattcgactgtctagccaataactggtaggcctacattgcttgatcttcaggtcatactagttgtaggttttacagtgatactggtgtattgacacacttctttatttattatttagaaagacaggagaaggtcAAGACTCAAGAGCTGGACTTTCCATGGCGTCCTCACTCGACCCCTGTGAATAGCAGCCCACcgttgaccagccatcagtatctactgtgcagtcatttcctgacccggtttctcactagcccttcgcagacgaacactaccacctgaagacggtcgtctggataatacttcgtttggcaccggcatggtctaccacaaaggtaaacacatcaggcctaccactccactgcatttgttttagaagtctaaacaacacaccagggtgtattccataggcgagttatcacgaacacattttatgtgtaaaaactgaaatgttgttgcaacacatgggatatgtgtggctcaggggaaaaaactgttatgagccacgtttgtagtatttcccatacagtacaacatTCATACTAATTAAAATATTAGTTACTAAtactaatataatattaattataattactttcgtgtcgatatttttcaaagggtttttccatccagtattactctggcaaaatgcccattgctttcctgtctaatattataaaaaaaagtccagtggccttcaactaacaccttttgacttatcacggtgtatctggagagcagaccatcttctttatgagtttcacattctgttacattactgccatcacctactgtgcaccagagccatctaataacagagttgcgcaaaccggggaccaggaagtcggttggtgatgtgattcgcgtagattaaaatgtttcttaacagtaaacttctgttcgttggaaactaacacagaaccatcacataccaaacaaagattaagtacaaacaaattacattacctttaccacattttctgtgttctacggccacctcctggaactaagtaacttctaatagaactaaagtcaatggggatttccatgttaacgctccgtgaggctccatgagagccgccattgctgtggaaagattggtccatagaggtctatgggagtggcgtaactctgatattagatggctctgctgtgcactcatgtgattggcctttaccattcctgttcaatggccatacataatacattacaattgtcatttctattttccagatagacgccagaccttctgaaaggacctaatggactgagtgctggaaaggagacaacccctctatagaataaactgagtgtaacaaacactccaccaagaacagacatgtatgtttcagtgtcatgacggagcaatcatttcggaaggtcctaaaccctatttatctaaaatactttctgatgtttgatagtgacatcttggttacccaataagacatttcttacattattacaagattcttcacttcttcctacattgttaatgactgaatgattacaattatgatgtacacattgttattggtcacacctgctgacattaaagtcccagtaaaatcttctctcttttcctttatgtaaagaaggtaaagtaatgacacttgaggcagtaagggactgttcgttatttattttcggggtcaccggaagaaaataggggagggtcacgtcatttttttcattgctgaggggagggtcatcaatttcttttaagctggctaggggagggtcatccaaaaatttattagaaaaaagcattcctaccttgtttgtatgctttgatgtaacatagcctcagaaacgcttctccatctagctaaaattgatcacagattcataccccgttgtgttctgttgtgtcgaagagctatcataagttatcataagctaaatcaaattataaatgtatgaaatgcccccgcgttcgtgaagtagactactatagttttcaagagggcgcctacaataacatccagtaagctagcagcagcgttggtcaatcaacgtttgtcaaaaaaataaaaaaaataaggtagaatagggctatttactacttctccataggggagggtcatgcatttttttgacggcgtcgcggggagggtcatcaaagttttgaagctcgttaggggagggtcatgcaaaatttgacgatcaaaggtggacatcttccggcgaccccaaaaataaataacgaacagtccctaatgacaaatggataaatgtgtaaaatttattttcaatggccatcaaattatattgatgacctaagttcaagagagtccttgtgcacaagccctcagcaatgcaggtgctgatgtgaggcaggagaaggtgaacaatgaacaaaattcaaaagac includes the following:
- the LOC134443320 gene encoding solute carrier family 2, facilitated glucose transporter member 11-like yields the protein MSYRELLGREELWPALLSTPAVLSILQLITLPWCPESPRYLLIDKGNETACDKALKQLHGEGGYLKEKAEIERERRDDAGVKPKKPWELFRDLSIRWQLASIMVINLFYQINGINAMYYYATPMFAEAGITEDKIPYVTIGTGLSEFLPSILCGILIDSLGRKVLIIGGYFLMALWCLGITLTLTFAEASPWVPYLSIAFTFAFIVSFGMGPGGVSRALTSEIFTQAVRPAACIIGLTVNWIGFFILSMVFPYTV